The following proteins are co-located in the Chloroflexota bacterium genome:
- a CDS encoding pyruvate ferredoxin oxidoreductase: protein MSENGTPNQFPYPGLPITTDGSGAVVWVETHITQGACAYPITSSTAMGGGYAAAVANGKKNLWDEHMVFIEPESEHSSATACEGFALAGGRVTNFTSGQGLVLMKEVLYTIAGKRLPCVFHIGARALTSQSLNVHAGHDDVMAVSDVGWGIVFARTPQEAGDLALIARRAAEDSQTPFLNVQDGFLTTHTVENVLLPEPELMKQFVGRPEDKLINLMDPGFPLQSGVVQNQDSYMKGKIAQRAWYDRVEAILQEAMDEFYRLTGRRYGLIDAYRMEDAEYAIVGMGSMMETARATVDYLRDERGIRVGIVHVTAFRPFPGPQLVEALRNVRAFSVIERLDNPMAQSNPLTMEIKAAFADALTGADRYPEVTRIPTIYSGSAGLGSRDIRPGDFIATVTHMIENGRRYFVLGIKHELALDNSFDPDIRPKGAFSMRGHSVGGYGSVTTNKVIADIAGEVFGLRVQAYPKYGSEKKGLPTTYYLTISEEPIRTHCELKYVDFVPLNDVSAFYTGNPLAGLQEGGMVFIQTAKTDPAEVWADVPEYAKRIIRERRIRVLALDAAKIAEEVASQPDLRVRMQGIVLLGIFLRATPFAERAGMSREELMAGVERALRKYFGKRGEQVVQDNLTAVRRGYEEVFEIPKEVIYGEAVTA from the coding sequence ATGAGCGAAAACGGAACACCGAACCAGTTTCCATATCCAGGACTGCCGATCACGACCGACGGCTCCGGTGCCGTCGTCTGGGTAGAGACGCACATCACGCAGGGGGCGTGTGCTTACCCCATCACCTCGTCCACGGCCATGGGCGGAGGATACGCCGCCGCGGTGGCCAATGGGAAGAAGAACCTCTGGGACGAGCATATGGTCTTCATCGAGCCGGAGTCCGAGCACAGCTCCGCGACGGCCTGCGAGGGGTTCGCCCTGGCGGGCGGCCGCGTGACCAACTTCACCTCCGGACAGGGGCTCGTGCTCATGAAGGAGGTGCTCTACACCATCGCCGGCAAACGGCTCCCCTGCGTCTTTCACATCGGCGCCCGGGCGCTGACATCCCAGTCGCTGAACGTCCACGCGGGACACGACGACGTGATGGCCGTATCCGACGTGGGCTGGGGCATCGTGTTCGCCCGGACCCCCCAGGAGGCGGGCGATCTGGCCCTGATCGCCCGGCGGGCGGCCGAGGACAGCCAGACCCCCTTCCTGAACGTGCAGGACGGGTTCCTCACCACCCACACGGTGGAGAACGTGCTCCTGCCGGAGCCTGAGCTGATGAAGCAGTTCGTGGGCCGCCCAGAGGACAAGCTGATCAACCTCATGGACCCGGGCTTCCCCCTTCAGAGCGGCGTGGTGCAGAACCAGGATTCCTACATGAAGGGGAAGATCGCCCAACGGGCCTGGTACGACAGGGTGGAGGCCATATTGCAGGAGGCCATGGATGAGTTCTACCGGCTGACCGGCCGCCGCTACGGGCTGATCGACGCCTATCGCATGGAGGACGCCGAGTACGCGATCGTCGGCATGGGCAGCATGATGGAGACGGCGCGAGCGACGGTGGACTACCTGCGAGACGAGCGCGGCATTCGCGTCGGCATCGTCCACGTCACCGCCTTCCGGCCATTCCCCGGCCCTCAACTGGTGGAGGCGCTCCGCAACGTGCGCGCCTTCAGCGTCATCGAGCGCCTGGACAACCCCATGGCGCAATCCAACCCGCTGACCATGGAGATCAAGGCGGCCTTCGCCGATGCGCTCACCGGCGCCGATCGCTATCCCGAGGTCACCCGCATCCCCACGATCTACTCCGGATCGGCGGGGTTGGGCAGCCGTGACATCCGGCCGGGCGACTTCATCGCCACCGTCACTCACATGATCGAGAACGGCCGCCGCTATTTCGTCCTGGGCATCAAGCACGAACTGGCTCTGGACAACTCCTTCGACCCGGACATCCGCCCCAAGGGCGCCTTCTCCATGCGCGGGCACTCGGTGGGCGGCTACGGCTCGGTCACGACCAACAAGGTCATCGCCGACATCGCCGGTGAGGTCTTCGGGCTCCGAGTGCAGGCCTACCCCAAGTATGGATCGGAGAAGAAGGGGCTTCCCACCACCTACTACCTGACGATCTCCGAGGAGCCCATCCGCACGCACTGCGAGCTGAAGTACGTGGACTTCGTCCCGTTAAACGACGTGAGCGCGTTCTACACGGGCAACCCGCTGGCGGGTCTGCAGGAGGGCGGCATGGTCTTCATCCAGACGGCCAAGACGGATCCGGCCGAGGTCTGGGCCGACGTGCCCGAGTACGCCAAGCGCATCATCCGGGAGCGGAGGATCCGGGTGCTGGCCCTGGACGCGGCGAAGATCGCCGAGGAGGTGGCCTCCCAGCCCGACCTCCGAGTCCGCATGCAGGGCATCGTCCTGCTGGGCATTTTCCTGCGGGCGACCCCCTTCGCCGAGCGGGCGGGGATGAGCCGGGAAGAGCTGATGGCCGGCGTGGAGCGAGCGCTCCGCAAATACTTCGGCAAGCGCGGCGAGCAGGTCGTGCAGGACAACCTGACCGCGGTGCGCCGGGGATACGAGGAAGTGTTCGAGATCCCCAAAGAGGTGATCTACGGCGAGGCCGTGACGGCATAG
- a CDS encoding thiamine pyrophosphate-binding protein: MGVVTDREDIKKIRTGDNGDERYSDIIDVQEFFDRVLTAYEQGTADAELEADEEVGRSLVPAGTGALRDFSYIAPEIPRFIAENCVGCMECVTECPDTAILGKVVEPDVLDQHLAEVEDEAVREDLRQQFAKTTKYYTSYERKGQKPGLFSIMIDPTKCKGCAECVVACGDHNALQMIRKQDDTIPTYRKRIEFFRKLPETPERFINERVLADMMLAERSLLYVGGAGSCAGCGEATVIRMMLAATGFVYGAENIGIVAATGCNTVYGSTYPYNPYRVSWTNSLFENAPADAMGIRARWDQMGWQEKRLWVLGGDGAMLDIGFQSLSRMLASGMDIKVLVLDTQVYSNTGGQASTATYTGQNTKMSVHGKAIEGKQEQRKELGMIAMMHPNVFVAQTTAAHINHFYRAIMDANSFPGPAVVNVYTTCQPEHGVADDMSLHQAKLAVDSRAFPIFIYDPRKGSTFRERLSLRGNPAMKEDWYRNPKTGEVIDFIYFARTEGRFAKQFDQDGNPSETLLRANADRLANWHRLQELAGLR; this comes from the coding sequence ATGGGTGTGGTAACGGATCGTGAGGATATCAAGAAGATCCGCACCGGTGATAACGGAGACGAGCGATACTCCGACATCATCGACGTGCAGGAGTTTTTCGACCGTGTGCTGACAGCTTACGAACAGGGCACGGCAGATGCGGAGCTGGAGGCCGACGAGGAGGTCGGCCGCAGCCTGGTTCCGGCTGGTACGGGTGCGTTGCGAGACTTCTCCTACATCGCGCCGGAGATCCCACGCTTCATCGCCGAAAACTGCGTGGGCTGCATGGAGTGCGTCACCGAGTGCCCGGACACGGCGATCCTGGGCAAGGTGGTGGAGCCGGATGTGTTGGATCAACACCTGGCGGAGGTCGAGGACGAGGCCGTCCGAGAGGACCTGCGCCAGCAGTTCGCCAAGACCACCAAGTACTACACCAGTTACGAGCGCAAGGGCCAGAAGCCCGGCCTTTTCAGCATCATGATCGATCCCACGAAGTGCAAGGGGTGCGCGGAGTGCGTGGTAGCCTGCGGCGATCACAACGCGTTGCAGATGATCCGAAAGCAGGACGATACCATCCCCACCTACCGCAAGCGGATCGAGTTCTTCCGCAAGCTGCCGGAGACGCCGGAGCGCTTCATCAACGAGCGTGTGCTGGCGGACATGATGCTGGCCGAGCGCTCGCTGCTGTACGTCGGCGGGGCGGGCTCCTGCGCGGGCTGCGGCGAGGCCACCGTGATCCGCATGATGCTGGCGGCCACCGGGTTCGTCTACGGAGCGGAGAACATCGGCATCGTGGCGGCTACGGGCTGCAACACGGTGTACGGTTCCACCTACCCCTATAACCCCTACCGGGTCTCCTGGACCAACTCGCTGTTTGAAAACGCCCCGGCCGACGCCATGGGCATTCGCGCTCGCTGGGATCAGATGGGCTGGCAGGAGAAGCGGCTGTGGGTGCTGGGCGGCGACGGGGCCATGCTCGACATCGGATTCCAGTCCCTCAGCCGGATGCTGGCCTCCGGCATGGACATCAAGGTCCTGGTGCTGGACACCCAGGTCTACTCCAACACCGGCGGCCAAGCCTCCACCGCCACGTACACCGGCCAGAACACCAAGATGTCCGTCCACGGCAAGGCGATTGAGGGCAAGCAGGAGCAGCGCAAGGAGCTGGGGATGATCGCCATGATGCACCCCAACGTGTTCGTGGCGCAGACCACGGCCGCGCACATCAACCACTTCTACCGGGCCATCATGGATGCGAACTCGTTCCCCGGCCCGGCCGTGGTGAACGTGTATACCACCTGCCAGCCGGAGCACGGCGTCGCCGACGATATGTCCTTGCACCAGGCCAAGCTGGCCGTCGACTCCCGGGCATTCCCGATCTTCATCTACGACCCGAGGAAGGGGAGCACGTTCCGAGAGCGGCTCAGCCTGCGCGGCAACCCGGCCATGAAGGAGGACTGGTACAGGAACCCCAAGACGGGCGAGGTGATCGACTTCATCTACTTCGCTCGCACGGAGGGGCGGTTCGCCAAGCAATTCGATCAGGACGGGAACCCTTCGGAGACGCTGCTGCGGGCCAATGCGGACCGGCTGGCCAACTGGCACCGGTTGCAGGAATTGGCGGGATTGCGCTGA